The following coding sequences are from one Methanosarcina sp. WWM596 window:
- a CDS encoding haloacid dehalogenase, whose product MLEEISIRIRENFEVKDKIREEGLKISREIVRECRTASFALHGKNFEKAGNNIEAAGKALKKLESRFEGHADIYHAGFVEHAQQEYSEVAVLYSLLKDEGKTQNIPSPDELRIEYAAYLNGLGDVVGELRRHVLDLIREDSFEKAEVFLGIMENIHAVLMDFDYPDAITGGLRRKTDISRSLIEKTRGDVVNSIQQKKLELAMQSLKSRL is encoded by the coding sequence ATGCTGGAAGAAATTTCTATCCGGATAAGGGAGAATTTCGAGGTTAAAGATAAGATCAGGGAAGAAGGACTGAAAATTTCAAGGGAAATTGTAAGGGAATGCAGGACAGCAAGTTTTGCCCTGCATGGAAAGAATTTTGAAAAAGCAGGTAACAACATAGAGGCGGCTGGAAAGGCTTTAAAAAAACTTGAGTCCCGGTTCGAAGGACATGCTGACATTTACCACGCCGGATTTGTAGAACATGCCCAGCAAGAATATTCGGAAGTTGCAGTTCTCTACAGCCTTTTAAAAGACGAAGGAAAGACACAGAATATTCCATCTCCGGACGAACTGAGAATTGAGTACGCCGCCTATCTTAACGGGCTTGGAGACGTAGTGGGAGAGCTCAGAAGGCATGTCCTTGACCTTATCAGGGAAGATTCTTTTGAAAAAGCCGAAGTATTTTTAGGGATCATGGAAAATATTCATGCAGTCCTTATGGACTTTGACTACCCTGACGCGATAACCGGCGGACTCAGACGAAAGACCGATATATCCCGCTCCCTGATAGAAAAAACACGCGGCGATGTGGTAAACTCAATTCAGCAGAAAAAGCTTGAGCTTGCA